Proteins encoded by one window of Winogradskyella sp. PG-2:
- a CDS encoding NADP-dependent glyceraldehyde-3-phosphate dehydrogenase encodes MTTSFSEIQEPFKITSIVNQNSYLVGGELKIWRGDTSNVYSTISSTKDYKPTLLGTIPTLGKKEALSALDAAVSAYNKGQGLWPTMKVVDRIACMEKFVEQMKTKREEVVKLLMWEIGKNLPDSEKEFDRTVEYIYDTIEDYKQMDRNSAKFEKNSGVNAHIRRGPLGVVLCLGPYNYPLNETFALLIPALMMGNTTIFKPAKIGVLLLSPLLEAFQNSFPKGVVNVIYGRGRTIATPIMRDGRVDVLALIGNSKSANALQNEHPKSNRLRMVLGLEAKNPAIVLPDADLDLAINECIAGSTSFNGQRCTALKVLYVHEVVVEEFNKRFSEKVDALKFGNPWEDGVKLTPLPEPDKPSYIQGLIDDAIEKGAKIINSKGGDTTENYIFPAVLYPITKEMRVYEEEQFGPVIPVIPFSDIEEPLDEMADSNYGQQVSLFGKDVKTLAPLIDTLVNLVCRVNLNSSCQRGPDAYPFTGRKDSAVATLSVHDALRSFSIRTFVASKDNDYNNAILKDLLDSRASNFVSTDYIL; translated from the coding sequence ATGACAACCTCTTTTTCAGAAATTCAAGAGCCATTTAAGATTACATCAATAGTAAATCAAAACAGTTATTTAGTAGGAGGCGAATTAAAAATTTGGAGAGGTGATACATCCAATGTTTATTCTACAATATCTTCGACAAAAGACTATAAACCAACTTTACTTGGAACTATACCAACTTTAGGTAAAAAAGAAGCACTATCTGCACTAGATGCTGCTGTTTCTGCTTATAATAAAGGGCAAGGTTTATGGCCAACAATGAAAGTAGTAGATCGTATTGCTTGTATGGAAAAGTTTGTTGAGCAAATGAAAACCAAGCGAGAAGAAGTTGTAAAACTTTTAATGTGGGAAATTGGTAAGAACCTTCCGGATTCAGAAAAGGAATTTGACAGAACTGTTGAATACATTTACGATACCATTGAAGATTACAAACAAATGGATCGTAATAGTGCCAAATTTGAAAAAAACTCTGGTGTTAATGCACATATTAGAAGAGGCCCATTAGGAGTAGTACTTTGTTTAGGCCCATATAATTACCCATTAAATGAAACATTTGCACTTTTAATTCCTGCCTTAATGATGGGAAATACTACCATTTTTAAACCTGCTAAGATTGGTGTTTTATTATTATCGCCATTATTAGAAGCTTTTCAAAATAGTTTTCCTAAAGGTGTAGTAAATGTTATTTATGGAAGAGGACGAACTATAGCAACACCTATTATGAGAGATGGGCGTGTTGATGTTTTGGCTTTAATTGGAAACAGTAAATCGGCAAATGCATTACAAAACGAACATCCAAAAAGTAACCGTTTGCGTATGGTATTAGGTTTAGAAGCTAAGAATCCCGCAATTGTATTACCAGATGCTGATTTAGATTTAGCCATAAACGAATGTATTGCAGGATCAACATCTTTTAATGGACAACGTTGTACGGCACTAAAAGTATTATATGTTCATGAAGTAGTCGTAGAGGAATTCAATAAACGTTTTTCAGAAAAAGTAGATGCTCTAAAATTTGGGAACCCTTGGGAAGATGGAGTTAAATTAACTCCTTTACCAGAACCAGATAAACCATCGTATATCCAAGGATTAATAGATGACGCCATCGAAAAGGGAGCAAAAATTATTAACTCTAAAGGAGGTGATACTACTGAGAATTATATTTTCCCTGCAGTTTTGTATCCTATAACAAAAGAAATGCGTGTTTACGAAGAAGAACAGTTCGGCCCAGTAATTCCTGTTATTCCATTTTCAGATATAGAAGAACCTTTAGACGAAATGGCAGATTCAAACTATGGACAGCAAGTAAGTTTATTTGGTAAAGATGTGAAAACCTTAGCACCTTTAATTGATACACTCGTAAATTTAGTTTGTAGAGTGAATTTAAATAGCTCTTGTCAACGTGGACCAGATGCGTATCCATTTACAGGTCGAAAAGATTCAGCAGTAGCAACCTTGAGTGTTCATGATGCCTTACGTTCATTTTCAATTAGAACTTTCGTAGCTTCAAAAGACAACGATTACAACAATGCAATTTTAAAGGATTTATTAGATTCTAGGGCTTCAAACTTTGTAAGTACTGATTATATTCTTTAA
- the ilvA gene encoding threonine ammonia-lyase IlvA, whose translation MEDTTTVYRPTLKAIEAAAEKLKGIASITPLIKNARYSKHFEANIFLKREDLQEVRSYKIRGAYNKISSLNESQIENGIVCASAGNHAQGVAISCKLLKIKGTIFMPSPTPSQKIEQVKMFGEDYIDVVLLGDTFDDAYHAAKQQSEDMNKTFVHPFNDQKVIEGQATVGLEIIDQAETHPIHYVFVPVGGGGLAAGLSSVFKLLSPQTKIISVEPKGAAAMLTSIRANKNTELKSIDNFVDGAAVKRVGDLNFAICKETLHRVVSVDEGKICQTILELYNKDAIVAEPAGVLSLCPLEQFKDEIKGKNVVCVISGSNNDITRTAEIKERALLYANLKHYFIIKFPQRAGALRDFVVDILGPTDDITHFEYTKKANRDNDVAVVGLELKSPEDLQPLITKMKLHNFYGDYLNDKPDLFQFLV comes from the coding sequence ATGGAAGACACAACAACAGTATATAGACCCACACTAAAAGCTATTGAAGCTGCTGCAGAAAAATTAAAAGGTATTGCTTCAATAACACCTTTAATTAAAAATGCTAGATACTCTAAGCATTTTGAAGCAAATATTTTTCTTAAAAGAGAAGACTTACAAGAGGTACGTTCTTATAAAATTAGAGGAGCTTACAATAAAATTTCATCTTTAAATGAATCTCAAATTGAAAATGGAATTGTTTGTGCGAGTGCTGGTAACCATGCACAAGGCGTTGCTATTTCATGTAAACTTTTAAAAATAAAAGGCACTATTTTTATGCCTTCTCCAACACCTAGTCAAAAAATTGAACAGGTAAAAATGTTTGGCGAAGATTATATCGATGTTGTATTACTTGGCGACACTTTTGATGATGCTTATCATGCAGCTAAGCAACAAAGTGAGGACATGAACAAAACTTTTGTCCACCCTTTTAATGACCAAAAAGTTATTGAAGGTCAGGCAACTGTTGGCTTAGAAATAATAGATCAAGCTGAAACACATCCAATTCATTACGTTTTTGTTCCAGTTGGTGGTGGTGGGCTTGCAGCAGGATTATCTTCTGTTTTTAAACTATTATCACCTCAAACAAAAATTATTAGTGTAGAACCTAAAGGTGCTGCTGCAATGTTAACTTCCATACGTGCAAATAAAAACACGGAATTAAAGTCTATTGATAATTTTGTAGATGGTGCTGCTGTAAAACGTGTTGGTGATTTAAATTTCGCTATTTGTAAAGAGACTTTGCATCGCGTGGTTAGTGTAGATGAAGGCAAGATTTGCCAGACTATACTGGAGTTATACAATAAAGATGCTATCGTTGCAGAACCTGCAGGAGTACTTAGCCTTTGCCCTTTAGAACAATTTAAAGATGAAATTAAAGGTAAAAATGTAGTTTGCGTCATTAGCGGCAGTAATAATGATATAACACGAACTGCAGAAATTAAAGAACGTGCTCTACTCTATGCCAATCTAAAACATTATTTTATCATAAAGTTTCCACAACGTGCAGGAGCATTAAGAGATTTTGTAGTTGACATTTTAGGTCCTACAGATGATATTACACATTTTGAATATACCAAAAAAGCAAATCGAGATAACGATGTTGCTGTTGTTGGCTTAGAGTTAAAATCACCAGAAGATTTGCAGCCTTTAATTACCAAAATGAAACTTCATAACTTTTATGGAGATTATCTTAATGACAAGCCCGATTTATTTCAGTTTTTAGTCTAA
- the ilvC gene encoding ketol-acid reductoisomerase, with protein sequence MSNYFNTLPLREQLEQLGKCRFMDASEFEDGVNALKGKKIVIVGCGAQGLNQGLNMRDSGLDISYTLRQVAIDQQRDSYKNATSNGFTVGTYEKLIPTADLVLNLTPDKQHTNVVKAIMPLMKKGATLSYSHGFNIVEEGTKIRKDLTVIMVAPKCPGTEVREEYKRGFGVPTLTAVHPENDPEGKGWAQAKAYAAATGGHRAGVLESSFIAEVKSDLMGEQTILCGLLQTGAILSFDKMVEEGIEPGYAAKLIQFGWETITEALKHGGITNMMDRLSNPAKIKAYELSEELKAIMRPLFEKHMDDIISGHFSKTMMEDWANDDVNLLKWREATGETAFEKTALTTDHISEQEYFDNGVLLVAFVKSGVELAFESMISAGIIEDSAYYESLHELPLIANTIARKKLFEMNRVISDTAEYGCYLFDHACKPLLTDFMKTVDTSIIGTPFSNSNGVDNVELIAINDAIRNHPIEAVGQRLRAAMTAMKVIKSDVKTEDSVLV encoded by the coding sequence ATGTCAAATTATTTTAACACATTACCATTAAGAGAACAATTAGAGCAATTAGGAAAATGTCGCTTTATGGATGCTTCAGAATTTGAAGATGGTGTAAACGCATTAAAAGGAAAGAAAATTGTAATCGTTGGTTGCGGTGCACAAGGTCTTAACCAAGGTTTAAATATGAGAGATTCGGGCTTAGATATTTCTTACACTTTACGTCAAGTAGCTATAGACCAGCAACGTGATTCATATAAGAATGCAACCTCTAACGGATTTACAGTTGGTACCTACGAAAAATTAATTCCTACTGCAGATTTGGTTTTGAACTTAACACCAGATAAGCAACATACTAATGTTGTAAAAGCGATTATGCCTTTAATGAAAAAAGGGGCAACTTTAAGTTACTCGCACGGTTTTAATATTGTTGAAGAAGGCACTAAAATTCGTAAGGATTTAACCGTAATCATGGTGGCACCAAAATGTCCAGGAACAGAAGTTAGAGAAGAATACAAACGTGGATTTGGTGTACCAACATTAACAGCTGTACATCCAGAAAATGATCCTGAAGGAAAAGGTTGGGCTCAAGCCAAAGCTTATGCTGCTGCGACTGGAGGGCACAGAGCAGGTGTCTTAGAGTCTTCTTTTATTGCTGAAGTAAAATCAGATTTAATGGGAGAACAAACCATACTTTGTGGCTTGTTACAAACTGGTGCGATTCTATCCTTTGATAAAATGGTTGAAGAAGGAATAGAGCCTGGTTATGCTGCAAAATTAATTCAGTTTGGTTGGGAAACTATTACTGAAGCTTTAAAACATGGTGGAATAACTAACATGATGGATCGTTTATCTAATCCTGCCAAAATAAAAGCTTACGAATTATCTGAAGAATTAAAAGCTATTATGCGTCCATTATTCGAAAAGCACATGGATGATATCATTTCAGGTCATTTCTCAAAAACAATGATGGAAGATTGGGCGAATGATGATGTGAATTTATTAAAATGGAGAGAAGCAACAGGTGAAACAGCTTTTGAAAAAACCGCTTTAACAACAGACCATATTTCTGAACAAGAATATTTTGACAATGGAGTACTCTTAGTTGCATTTGTAAAATCTGGTGTGGAATTAGCATTTGAGTCCATGATTAGTGCAGGTATCATAGAAGATTCAGCGTATTACGAATCTTTACATGAGTTACCATTAATAGCAAATACAATCGCAAGAAAGAAATTATTTGAAATGAACAGAGTCATTTCTGATACAGCTGAATACGGTTGTTATTTATTTGACCATGCTTGTAAACCTTTGTTAACTGATTTTATGAAAACAGTTGATACTAGTATTATCGGAACACCATTTTCAAATTCAAACGGAGTTGATAATGTAGAATTAATAGCGATTAATGATGCAATTAGAAATCATCCAATCGAAGCTGTTGGTCAACGTTTACGTGCTGCTATGACAGCAATGAAAGTCATTAAATCAGATGTAAAAACCGAAGATTCAGTTTTAGTATAA
- the ilvN gene encoding acetolactate synthase small subunit, which produces MENEKKQYTVSIYTENNIGLLNRISAIFQRRHMNVESLNTSPSEIAGVSRFTLVVNITESQMKKVIGQIEKQVEVIKAYYHTEDEIIYQESCLFKIKSELLFDERQIQNIIKESNARIVTVNKDFFAIEKSGRKEEIDLLYRELNAFGIMQFTRSGRVAVTKEEMRISTMLEAFQH; this is translated from the coding sequence ATGGAAAACGAAAAGAAACAATATACCGTTTCAATATATACGGAAAACAATATAGGATTATTGAATAGAATTTCGGCTATATTCCAAAGAAGACACATGAATGTTGAGAGTCTAAACACTTCACCTTCCGAAATTGCAGGTGTATCAAGGTTTACTCTAGTAGTTAATATTACTGAGTCTCAAATGAAAAAAGTTATCGGACAGATTGAGAAGCAAGTCGAAGTGATTAAAGCTTACTATCATACTGAAGACGAAATCATTTATCAAGAATCATGTTTATTCAAAATCAAATCAGAATTACTATTTGATGAACGTCAAATTCAGAATATAATCAAAGAAAGTAATGCTAGAATTGTAACCGTAAACAAAGATTTTTTTGCTATTGAAAAATCTGGGAGAAAAGAAGAAATAGATTTATTATATAGAGAATTAAATGCCTTCGGGATTATGCAGTTCACACGTTCAGGACGTGTTGCAGTTACTAAAGAAGAAATGAGAATATCAACAATGCTAGAAGCATTTCAACATTAA
- the ilvB gene encoding biosynthetic-type acetolactate synthase large subunit has product MKETQTIQNEVEDTKTTERIPGSEAVVRCLLEEGVEVLYGYPGGAIMPVYDELFKYQDKIHHVLSRHEQGAAHAAQGYARISDKVGVAIATSGPGATNLITGIADAQIDSTPMVCITGQVGSHLLGSDAFQETDIVGISTPVTKWNHQITKASEIPEVFAKAFYIAKSGRPGPVLIDITKDAQFEEFDFKYEKCKGVRSYKPVPSTEENSLKTAAELINNAKKPLIVWGQGVILGKAEEEFKAVIEKAGIPSAWTILGASAIPTSHPLNVGMVGMHGNYAPNVLTNECDVLIAIGMRFDDRVTGNLATYAKQAKIVHFEIDPAEVDKNVKTDVAVLGDAKASLKDLLPLLNANSHNEWHQKFKDLYKIEYDKVIKNDLHPTKEGLTMGEVLKEINIQTKGEAAIVSDVGQHQMIACRYAEFNKTKSNITSGGLGTMGFALPAAIGAKMAAPDREVVMIAGDGGYQMNIQELGTIFQQKVPVKIVVLNNEFLGMVRQWQQLFFDKRYASTEMVNPDFVAIAKGYHIDAKKVSERKDLKAAIKEMIDCNDPYFLEVRVEKEDNVFPMIPTGASVSDIRLE; this is encoded by the coding sequence ATGAAAGAAACACAAACTATACAAAACGAAGTTGAAGACACAAAAACAACCGAGCGTATTCCAGGAAGCGAAGCCGTTGTTAGATGTTTGCTTGAAGAAGGTGTGGAGGTTCTCTATGGTTATCCAGGAGGAGCAATTATGCCTGTTTATGACGAATTATTTAAATACCAAGATAAAATTCATCACGTCTTATCACGTCACGAACAAGGAGCTGCTCATGCTGCTCAAGGTTATGCGCGTATTTCTGATAAGGTCGGTGTTGCTATTGCAACTTCAGGACCAGGAGCTACCAATTTAATTACTGGTATCGCGGATGCTCAAATAGATTCTACGCCTATGGTCTGCATTACTGGGCAAGTAGGCTCTCATTTATTAGGTAGTGATGCCTTTCAAGAAACTGATATTGTAGGTATTTCAACTCCGGTTACAAAATGGAATCATCAAATTACTAAAGCTTCAGAAATTCCTGAAGTATTCGCAAAAGCATTTTACATTGCAAAAAGCGGAAGACCAGGACCAGTTTTAATAGATATTACTAAAGATGCTCAGTTTGAAGAGTTTGATTTTAAATACGAAAAATGTAAAGGCGTAAGAAGTTACAAACCTGTTCCAAGTACTGAAGAAAATTCATTAAAAACTGCAGCTGAACTTATTAATAATGCAAAAAAGCCATTAATAGTTTGGGGACAAGGTGTTATTTTAGGTAAAGCCGAGGAAGAATTTAAAGCAGTTATCGAAAAAGCAGGAATTCCTTCTGCATGGACCATTCTAGGTGCTTCGGCAATTCCTACGTCACATCCTTTAAATGTGGGTATGGTAGGTATGCACGGTAATTATGCACCAAACGTATTAACTAATGAGTGTGATGTATTAATCGCTATCGGAATGCGTTTCGATGATCGTGTTACAGGGAATTTAGCAACCTATGCAAAACAAGCCAAAATTGTTCATTTTGAGATTGATCCTGCTGAAGTTGATAAAAATGTAAAAACTGATGTCGCAGTTCTTGGTGATGCTAAAGCAAGTTTAAAAGATTTATTACCACTATTGAATGCAAATTCGCATAACGAATGGCATCAAAAATTTAAAGATCTATACAAAATAGAATACGACAAAGTCATTAAAAATGATTTACATCCTACAAAAGAAGGCTTAACTATGGGGGAAGTATTGAAGGAAATCAATATTCAAACCAAAGGAGAAGCCGCTATTGTTAGTGATGTTGGTCAGCATCAAATGATTGCATGTCGTTATGCAGAATTTAATAAAACGAAAAGTAATATTACATCAGGTGGCTTAGGAACCATGGGGTTTGCTTTACCAGCAGCAATTGGAGCAAAAATGGCTGCACCAGATCGCGAAGTTGTTATGATTGCTGGAGATGGAGGTTACCAAATGAATATTCAGGAATTAGGCACTATTTTTCAGCAAAAAGTACCTGTTAAAATCGTGGTATTGAATAATGAATTTCTTGGTATGGTGCGTCAATGGCAGCAATTATTTTTTGACAAGCGTTATGCATCGACAGAGATGGTAAACCCTGATTTTGTAGCCATAGCCAAGGGGTATCATATCGATGCTAAAAAGGTGTCAGAGCGAAAAGATTTAAAAGCTGCTATAAAAGAAATGATAGATTGTAATGATCCATATTTCTTAGAAGTAAGAGTTGAAAAAGAGGACAATGTTTTCCCAATGATTCCTACAGGAGCAAGTGTTTCAGATATAAGATTAGAGTAA
- the ilvD gene encoding dihydroxy-acid dehydratase, producing the protein MSQLNKYSKTVTQDPTQPAAQAMLHAIGLTKEDFFKPIVGIASTGYEGNPCNMHLNDLAKLVKEGTKNEDVVGLIFNTIGVSDGISMGTPGMRYSLPSRDIIADSMETVVQAMSYDGLVTVVGCDKNMPGALMAMIRLNRPSILVYGGTIDSGCHNGKKLDVVSAFEAWGSKVAGTMTENEYQNIVEKACPGAGACGGMYTANTMASAIEALGMTLPFNSSNPALSDEKKQESIRAGEALRVLLEKDIKPSDIITRKSLENAVRLVTILGGSTNAVLHFLAIARAAQIDFTLKDFQDISDNTPFLADLKPSGKYLMEDVHGVGGIPAVLKYLLKKGLIHGDCLTVTGKTIAENLLDVSDLTEGQDVIKPIEEPIKISGHLRMLYGNLATEGSVAKITGKEGLSFKGKAKVFEGEYAANYGIRDGKVEKGDVVVIRFEGPKGGPGMPEMLKPTAAIMGAGLGKDVALITDGRFSGGTHGFVVGHITPEAQEGGTLAFVEDGDIITIDAETNTISVEVSEVELQKRRQNWKAPELKFERGVLYKYAKTVSSASKGCVTDEF; encoded by the coding sequence ATGAGTCAATTAAACAAATACAGTAAAACTGTTACACAAGATCCAACACAACCAGCTGCTCAGGCAATGTTGCATGCTATTGGATTAACAAAAGAAGATTTTTTTAAACCAATTGTCGGTATTGCCAGTACAGGTTATGAAGGAAATCCTTGTAATATGCACCTCAATGACCTTGCAAAATTGGTCAAAGAAGGTACAAAGAATGAAGATGTTGTTGGACTAATTTTCAACACTATTGGTGTAAGTGACGGAATTTCTATGGGAACTCCAGGAATGCGCTACTCTTTACCTTCAAGAGATATTATTGCAGATTCTATGGAAACTGTAGTACAAGCTATGAGTTATGACGGCTTGGTTACTGTTGTTGGTTGTGATAAAAATATGCCAGGTGCATTGATGGCAATGATTCGCTTAAATCGTCCATCAATTTTAGTTTATGGAGGAACTATTGATTCTGGTTGCCATAATGGAAAAAAATTAGATGTCGTTTCAGCTTTTGAAGCTTGGGGAAGCAAAGTTGCTGGAACCATGACAGAAAATGAATATCAAAATATAGTTGAAAAAGCATGTCCTGGAGCTGGCGCTTGCGGAGGAATGTATACAGCAAATACTATGGCTTCTGCAATTGAAGCTTTAGGTATGACGCTACCATTCAACTCTTCTAATCCGGCACTAAGTGATGAGAAGAAACAAGAATCTATAAGAGCTGGAGAAGCTTTAAGAGTTTTACTCGAAAAAGATATCAAGCCTTCTGACATCATCACAAGAAAATCTCTTGAGAATGCCGTGAGACTAGTAACTATTTTAGGTGGCTCTACAAATGCAGTACTTCACTTTTTAGCTATTGCAAGAGCAGCTCAAATAGATTTTACACTTAAAGACTTTCAGGATATAAGTGACAATACACCATTCCTTGCAGATTTAAAACCAAGTGGCAAATACTTAATGGAAGATGTGCATGGAGTTGGAGGTATTCCAGCTGTATTAAAATACCTTCTTAAAAAAGGATTGATTCATGGTGATTGTTTAACTGTTACAGGAAAAACAATTGCTGAGAACCTATTAGATGTATCAGATTTAACTGAAGGTCAAGATGTCATTAAGCCCATAGAAGAGCCTATCAAAATATCTGGACACTTAAGAATGCTCTACGGAAATCTAGCAACCGAAGGAAGTGTTGCAAAGATTACTGGAAAGGAAGGCTTAAGTTTTAAAGGAAAGGCAAAAGTGTTTGAAGGTGAATATGCAGCCAATTATGGCATAAGAGATGGGAAAGTAGAAAAAGGAGATGTAGTCGTTATTCGTTTTGAAGGTCCAAAAGGAGGTCCAGGAATGCCAGAAATGCTAAAACCTACTGCTGCTATTATGGGAGCAGGTTTAGGAAAAGATGTCGCCTTAATTACAGATGGTCGTTTTTCTGGCGGAACTCATGGTTTTGTCGTAGGACATATTACGCCTGAAGCGCAAGAAGGAGGAACATTGGCCTTTGTTGAAGATGGAGATATTATAACAATAGATGCAGAAACAAACACCATTTCAGTGGAAGTCTCTGAAGTAGAATTACAAAAAAGAAGACAGAATTGGAAAGCACCAGAATTGAAGTTTGAACGTGGTGTGCTTTATAAATATGCAAAAACAGTTTCATCAGCTTCTAAAGGCTGTGTTACTGATGAATTTTAA
- a CDS encoding sugar porter family MFS transporter has protein sequence MNRKILVWSITAALAGFLFGFDTVVISGADKKLQALWGSSDAFHGSVVMAMALWGTVVGALFGGIPTNRLGRKQTLIWIGIFYLISAIGSALVNDPYSFAFFRFLGGIGVGASTIAAPAYVSEISPAKDRGRLVALYQFNIVLGILIAFLSNYLLRNIGENAWRWMIGVEAFPALIYTFLIFTVPKSPRWLISKHRDEEAKEVLELINPDGNADELMENIKVESQSHSKGGNIFMKKYRFPLMLAFLVAMFNQFSGINAFLYYAPRIFEEAGLGESTALLSSIGIGITNLLFTLLGVFLIDRLGRKVLMYIGSIGYIISLSLVSMAFFLEWEGLAVPIFLFLFIASHAIGQGAIIWVYISEIFPNHLRASGQSFGTSTHWVLAAIIPSLVPVLFSSIGAGTVFMVFAIMMVFQLLFVILMMPETKGISLEELSKKLIRSDK, from the coding sequence ATGAATAGAAAAATACTTGTATGGTCTATTACTGCTGCGCTTGCAGGTTTTCTCTTTGGATTTGATACTGTGGTGATTTCTGGTGCTGATAAAAAGCTACAAGCTCTATGGGGTTCTTCAGATGCTTTTCATGGTTCGGTAGTTATGGCTATGGCTTTGTGGGGAACTGTTGTTGGTGCATTATTTGGTGGCATTCCCACTAATCGATTAGGCAGAAAACAAACTTTAATATGGATAGGAATTTTCTATTTAATATCTGCTATCGGTTCTGCCTTAGTTAACGACCCATATAGTTTTGCTTTTTTTAGATTTTTAGGTGGTATTGGAGTTGGAGCCTCAACGATTGCAGCTCCTGCATATGTCTCGGAAATTTCACCTGCAAAAGATAGAGGGCGATTAGTTGCTTTATATCAGTTTAATATTGTTTTGGGCATATTAATAGCATTTTTATCTAACTACCTACTTAGAAATATTGGTGAAAATGCTTGGAGGTGGATGATTGGTGTTGAAGCTTTTCCTGCATTAATTTATACGTTTTTAATTTTTACGGTACCTAAAAGTCCTCGTTGGTTAATTTCTAAGCATAGAGATGAAGAGGCTAAAGAGGTTTTAGAACTTATTAATCCTGATGGAAATGCAGATGAATTAATGGAAAATATAAAGGTTGAAAGTCAAAGTCATTCTAAAGGGGGAAATATCTTCATGAAGAAATATCGTTTTCCGTTAATGTTAGCATTTTTAGTAGCTATGTTTAATCAGTTTTCGGGTATTAATGCGTTTTTATATTATGCACCAAGAATTTTTGAAGAAGCTGGTCTTGGAGAGAGCACAGCGCTACTGAGTAGCATTGGTATTGGTATTACTAATTTGCTGTTTACTTTACTGGGTGTGTTTTTAATTGATCGACTTGGTAGAAAAGTACTAATGTATATCGGGTCAATTGGTTACATCATTTCGCTATCATTAGTCTCAATGGCATTTTTTTTAGAATGGGAAGGATTGGCAGTACCTATATTTCTATTTCTTTTTATTGCCTCTCATGCCATTGGACAAGGAGCTATTATTTGGGTTTATATTTCTGAAATTTTCCCAAATCATTTAAGAGCAAGTGGTCAATCTTTTGGCACCTCTACACATTGGGTTTTAGCAGCAATAATTCCTTCATTGGTGCCTGTTTTATTTTCGAGTATAGGTGCAGGAACCGTATTTATGGTATTTGCCATAATGATGGTATTTCAATTGTTGTTTGTGATTTTAATGATGCCAGAGACCAAAGGAATTTCATTAGAAGAGTTAAGTAAAAAATTAATTCGAAGTGATAAGTAA
- a CDS encoding carbohydrate kinase family protein: MKKIVCFGEILWDVFPAHKKIGGAPLNVALRLKSFGNEVVVISSVGQDSDGKKLLDFIKESNVNCDEIQVNKEYKTSHVKVMLDNKGSASYTIEKPCAWDYIKLTESSKRLVEESDAFIFGSLVTRIDFSRATLLELLEFSKFKVLDVNLRAPHYDIDFLKELMEKSDFIKFNDEELLEFCEYFNFKSDCIEEQIKFLSKVTNTSQICVTLGSEGAILFINNSFYRSLGYKVIVKDTVGSGDSFLATLIDGLLSNNQHQDSINLACIIGALVASKNGANPIIEINEIQSIKQT, from the coding sequence ATGAAAAAAATTGTATGCTTTGGCGAAATATTATGGGATGTTTTTCCTGCTCATAAAAAAATTGGAGGCGCACCTTTAAATGTAGCTCTACGACTAAAGTCTTTTGGCAATGAGGTTGTTGTAATAAGTAGCGTAGGTCAAGATTCTGATGGAAAAAAGTTGTTAGATTTTATAAAGGAAAGTAATGTCAATTGTGATGAAATTCAAGTAAATAAGGAATATAAAACAAGTCATGTAAAAGTGATGCTAGATAATAAAGGTTCGGCATCATACACTATTGAAAAACCTTGCGCTTGGGATTATATAAAACTTACTGAAAGTTCTAAAAGATTAGTTGAAGAATCGGATGCATTTATTTTTGGGAGCCTCGTTACTCGAATAGATTTTTCTAGAGCGACTTTATTAGAGCTATTAGAATTTTCAAAATTTAAAGTTTTAGATGTTAACCTTAGAGCACCTCATTACGATATTGATTTTTTGAAGGAACTCATGGAAAAATCTGATTTTATTAAATTTAATGATGAAGAGCTTTTAGAGTTTTGTGAGTATTTCAATTTTAAATCAGATTGTATAGAAGAACAAATTAAGTTTTTGTCAAAGGTTACTAATACTAGTCAGATATGTGTGACTCTTGGGAGTGAAGGAGCAATTTTATTTATTAATAATTCTTTTTATAGAAGTTTAGGTTATAAGGTAATAGTTAAGGATACAGTTGGGTCAGGTGATTCATTTCTTGCAACTCTCATTGATGGATTATTGAGTAATAATCAACATCAAGATTCTATAAATTTGGCCTGTATTATTGGCGCTTTAGTTGCTTCAAAAAATGGAGCAAACCCAATTATAGAGATAAATGAAATACAATCTATTAAGCAAACATAA